A single window of Candidatus Rhabdochlamydia oedothoracis DNA harbors:
- a CDS encoding NFACT RNA binding domain-containing protein, with amino-acid sequence MQINPTSYVFVFSNIQLLLCVQKSFSRFHITNKKHQAHPSVFADQVNKILRERICMEIFLFSEDRILCLRFEEYYFIAELMYHHPILAVTDPLFAIILSNKSTSSHYKKPLVKPATHHFSTFVTSEEIEERYQLLEKQALFALHCKKISNQLLKLEKQRKKYEEEYNRAKNWQVLQNETELLKSHLQQIAPGMKSVRVMNWASQSFLEIALDPKVPIQKQLQARFKEVRKRKKRLDLYPVFMKEIDQKMHALQKELSNPSIELPHQKPPLKKERNKARDFHTFIDKEYTILVGKNAKGNEKLTFTIAKGNDTWLHVTPMAGSHVVVKAKLINEGILQDAMQLALYFSQARKQNQAEVLITKVKYVSRTKTTGKVLVSKHRTKKVQLDLNRVKELLKKQTAKNL; translated from the coding sequence ATGCAAATTAACCCTACAAGCTATGTATTTGTGTTTAGTAATATCCAGCTATTGCTCTGTGTGCAAAAATCATTTAGTCGCTTTCACATCACAAATAAAAAACATCAAGCGCATCCTTCTGTTTTTGCAGATCAAGTAAACAAAATCTTAAGAGAAAGAATATGTATGGAAATTTTTCTGTTCTCAGAGGATCGCATTCTTTGTTTAAGATTTGAAGAATACTATTTTATCGCAGAGCTCATGTACCATCATCCGATTCTAGCTGTTACAGATCCCCTATTCGCTATTATACTTAGCAATAAATCCACTTCTTCTCATTATAAAAAACCCCTTGTAAAACCTGCTACCCATCATTTTTCTACTTTTGTCACAAGTGAGGAAATAGAAGAGCGTTATCAGTTATTAGAGAAACAAGCTCTATTCGCATTACATTGCAAAAAAATATCTAATCAACTGCTTAAACTAGAAAAACAACGTAAAAAGTATGAAGAAGAATATAATCGAGCTAAAAACTGGCAGGTTTTACAAAACGAAACAGAATTATTAAAAAGCCATCTGCAACAAATAGCACCTGGGATGAAAAGCGTACGAGTCATGAATTGGGCGAGTCAATCTTTTCTAGAAATAGCTTTAGATCCAAAAGTTCCTATCCAAAAGCAATTACAGGCGCGTTTTAAAGAAGTGCGCAAAAGGAAAAAAAGGTTAGATCTCTATCCCGTATTTATGAAAGAGATCGATCAGAAAATGCATGCGCTTCAGAAAGAATTATCCAATCCAAGCATAGAACTACCTCATCAAAAACCTCCTCTAAAAAAAGAGCGTAATAAAGCGCGTGATTTTCACACTTTTATAGATAAGGAATACACCATTTTAGTCGGTAAAAATGCTAAAGGGAATGAGAAATTAACTTTTACGATAGCAAAGGGTAATGATACCTGGTTACATGTAACCCCCATGGCAGGCTCTCATGTGGTTGTTAAAGCCAAGCTAATCAATGAAGGTATTTTGCAAGATGCTATGCAACTAGCACTGTATTTTAGTCAAGCCCGCAAACAAAACCAAGCAGAGGTTCTGATCACAAAGGTTAAATATGTGAGTCGTACTAAAACAACAGGAAAAGTACTTGTCAGTAAGCATAGAACAAAAAAAGTACAATTAGATCTGAATAGAGTCAAAGAGTTGTTAAAAAAACAAACAGCAAAAAATCTCTAG
- the ruvC gene encoding crossover junction endodeoxyribonuclease RuvC has translation MYKKPSLVILGIDPGIKKSGYGIIKVEHPRLEPLDFGVITPPFHTDSNHCYLVLFNSFEKLLKAYKPDAVSIETQFVDKNVKSAFKVAMARSMAIITAARQNIPVFEYAPKKAKLAVVGNGSASKNQVQKMVQLILQLSSIPEPEDASDALALAICHANTLHFNLKTHV, from the coding sequence ATGTATAAAAAACCCTCTTTAGTCATTTTAGGGATCGATCCAGGAATTAAGAAATCTGGTTATGGGATCATTAAAGTAGAGCATCCTCGTCTAGAACCTTTAGACTTTGGAGTGATTACTCCTCCCTTTCATACAGATAGCAACCATTGCTATTTAGTGTTATTCAATAGCTTTGAAAAGTTATTAAAAGCTTACAAACCTGATGCGGTTTCTATTGAGACACAATTTGTAGATAAGAATGTAAAAAGTGCATTCAAAGTTGCTATGGCACGTAGTATGGCTATCATTACAGCTGCTCGTCAGAACATCCCTGTATTTGAATACGCGCCAAAAAAAGCAAAATTAGCTGTTGTTGGGAATGGATCTGCAAGCAAGAACCAAGTGCAAAAAATGGTCCAACTCATTCTACAACTATCCTCTATTCCTGAACCAGAAGATGCCTCAGATGCTTTAGCACTTGCTATTTGCCATGCAAATACCCTACACTTTAATTTAAAAACTCATGTTTGA
- the ruvA gene encoding Holliday junction branch migration protein RuvA has translation MFDYIKATLIESRPLKVTVEVHGIGYRIWVPIHIKLPQEGCLITLYISPIIREDSHQLFGFLTRLERDFFELLITISGVGPKIALCLMGHLELPDLHAAILQGNIQVLSKTPGIGKKTAERLIIELRDKIKTLNLPISSTQNNNNQMQNDALSALIHLGYPSIQAQKAIKTVLNQSEKEPDLGQLITAALKQV, from the coding sequence ATGTTTGATTATATTAAAGCCACTCTTATAGAATCGAGACCCTTAAAAGTTACTGTGGAAGTACACGGCATAGGATATCGAATTTGGGTCCCTATTCATATAAAGCTTCCTCAAGAAGGTTGTCTAATTACTCTCTATATTTCCCCTATTATTCGAGAAGATTCTCATCAGTTATTCGGTTTTTTAACACGCTTGGAGAGAGATTTTTTTGAGCTTCTCATCACTATTTCTGGAGTAGGACCTAAAATAGCACTTTGTTTAATGGGGCATCTTGAGCTACCAGATCTTCATGCAGCCATATTACAAGGAAACATCCAAGTTCTTTCCAAAACACCAGGTATTGGTAAAAAAACAGCTGAAAGATTAATTATCGAACTACGCGATAAGATAAAAACCTTAAACCTGCCCATCTCTTCTACACAAAACAACAACAATCAAATGCAAAATGATGCTCTAAGCGCACTGATCCATTTAGGCTACCCTTCTATCCAAGCTCAAAAAGCCATCAAAACAGTTCTCAATCAATCGGAAAAAGAGCCCGATCTTGGGCAGTTAATTACAGCAGCTCTCAAGCAAGTTTAA
- a CDS encoding peptide ABC transporter substrate-binding protein, which yields MKRLIIKKLRKPFIQKPTMVVVFVTTCIFICTSSALLKNGLPMLNLNMKTQPKTFDPRKAGDVFSAQMIFLLFEGLVKRYPDGSIKLAQAKSYTVSDDKLTYTFTLGDNLWSNGKPVTAYDFEQSWKDSLDPNFPSIGYHQFEPIKNAKEAKEGLVSPDQVGIKALDEKTIEIILEYPTPYLLKLLCLPYFYPLNIEQDRKNLDWVCQTGNQFVCNGPFILESFKQGDQIVLTSNPYYRKIKDKHPPKITFNIVENDHVTLEMFKQGTVDMVGDSLTDIPLEEIAELEKKWTFNSEVQPYSVFICLNTTKQPFNNVKIRRAFAMAINRQELIGMLGKGCKKNIQTDSISPAYKAGLSATNLVAPCLKGNRCPEFFKDNNVIQASILLNEGMAELGITKEAFKDLNFFYYSRVYTADEIVQVIQQQWAKAFGIFIKLEKLDFSIALDKLNNMDYSMCLCSWLAFYDDPMNVLQRFKYKNYTKNRTGWEHPKFIELLDRSNYEEGDKRLLTLEQAEKVLIDDMPVIPLYHRNYVYLMNPELEFNVSLWGDRLLFPLSPEQKEVQKENKHSRIKQKPKNPSVKK from the coding sequence TTGAAAAGACTTATCATTAAAAAATTAAGGAAACCTTTTATCCAAAAACCAACAATGGTAGTTGTGTTTGTTACTACATGTATATTTATTTGCACCTCTTCAGCTCTGTTAAAAAATGGTTTACCTATGCTTAACTTAAATATGAAAACACAACCTAAAACATTTGATCCTCGTAAAGCCGGCGATGTTTTTTCTGCTCAAATGATTTTCTTACTGTTTGAAGGTCTTGTCAAACGATATCCCGATGGATCCATTAAACTTGCCCAAGCTAAGTCGTATACAGTATCAGATGATAAGCTCACCTATACATTTACTTTAGGAGATAACCTATGGTCCAATGGCAAGCCTGTTACTGCTTACGATTTTGAACAGTCTTGGAAAGATAGCCTAGACCCAAATTTCCCCTCAATAGGGTATCATCAATTTGAGCCTATTAAAAACGCTAAAGAAGCTAAAGAAGGACTCGTTTCTCCAGACCAGGTGGGTATCAAAGCTCTCGATGAAAAAACAATTGAGATTATCCTAGAATACCCTACGCCTTATTTGCTTAAATTACTTTGCTTACCTTATTTTTATCCTTTAAACATAGAACAAGATCGAAAGAACCTTGATTGGGTATGCCAAACAGGAAATCAATTTGTGTGCAATGGACCTTTCATATTGGAAAGCTTTAAGCAAGGCGATCAAATCGTTTTAACTAGCAATCCATATTATCGAAAAATAAAAGATAAACATCCACCAAAAATTACATTCAATATTGTCGAAAACGATCACGTAACATTAGAAATGTTTAAACAAGGAACAGTTGATATGGTTGGAGATTCTTTAACAGACATTCCTTTAGAGGAGATAGCTGAGCTAGAAAAAAAATGGACCTTTAACTCAGAAGTACAACCTTATTCTGTATTTATTTGCCTCAATACAACTAAACAACCTTTTAATAATGTTAAGATTCGAAGAGCATTTGCCATGGCAATTAATCGCCAAGAATTGATTGGAATGTTAGGAAAGGGTTGTAAAAAAAACATTCAAACGGATTCAATCAGTCCTGCTTACAAAGCCGGCTTGTCTGCAACAAATCTAGTAGCGCCTTGCTTAAAAGGAAATCGATGCCCCGAGTTTTTCAAAGATAACAATGTAATTCAAGCTAGTATTTTGCTCAATGAAGGAATGGCTGAGCTAGGTATTACCAAAGAGGCTTTTAAAGATTTGAATTTCTTTTATTACTCCCGGGTTTATACAGCAGATGAGATAGTGCAAGTTATTCAACAGCAATGGGCAAAAGCATTTGGAATCTTTATTAAACTAGAAAAGCTAGATTTTAGCATTGCTTTAGATAAGCTAAATAATATGGATTATTCTATGTGTCTTTGCAGTTGGCTTGCTTTTTATGACGACCCCATGAACGTCCTTCAAAGGTTTAAATATAAAAATTATACAAAAAATCGTACCGGCTGGGAACATCCAAAGTTTATCGAGTTACTTGATCGCTCTAACTATGAGGAAGGAGATAAGCGCTTATTAACTCTAGAGCAAGCCGAAAAAGTACTGATCGACGATATGCCAGTTATTCCGTTATATCACAGAAATTATGTATATCTTATGAATCCAGAACTAGAATTTAATGTCTCTCTATGGGGAGACAGGTTACTATTTCCACTGTCTCCAGAACAAAAAGAAGTGCAAAAAGAGAACAAACATTCTCGTATAAAGCAAAAACCTAAAAATCCGTCAGTAAAAAAGTAA
- a CDS encoding IS30 family transposase encodes MIFNNQTQGETLPKGYHHLTYDQRCQIYILKARGDTSSSIANILKVHHSTISRELKRNKGQRGYRHQQAQEKAFLRKNSQPNKKMTPQIVTRIEEKIKLQWSPIQISGWLKRHGKEHVSHETIYNHIWKDKRQGGQLYRELRHRGKKYNKQRKGASGRGNMPGRIDIKQRPCIVEKKTRLGDWELDTVIGAGHKGVIVSMVERTSKLTKLAKVSHKTAEEVSQALIEQLKPIKDFVHTLTADNGKEFAYHQMVSFELETDFYFATPYHSWERGLNEHTNGLVRQYFPKTQSFLDTTSKDIERVETLLNNRPRKALNFETPLEVFTRLSTNMLCSGAQ; translated from the coding sequence GTGATTTTTAACAATCAAACACAAGGAGAGACCTTGCCTAAAGGCTACCATCACCTAACCTATGACCAAAGATGTCAGATTTATATTTTAAAAGCTAGAGGAGATACATCTAGCTCAATAGCAAACATTCTAAAAGTTCATCATAGCACTATTAGTAGGGAACTTAAGAGAAATAAAGGGCAACGAGGATACCGTCATCAGCAAGCTCAAGAAAAAGCATTTCTTAGAAAAAATTCTCAGCCCAATAAAAAAATGACTCCTCAAATAGTTACCCGTATTGAAGAAAAAATCAAGTTGCAATGGAGCCCTATACAAATATCCGGATGGCTTAAAAGACATGGTAAAGAACATGTTAGTCATGAGACCATCTATAATCATATCTGGAAAGATAAACGACAGGGAGGACAGCTTTATAGAGAGCTCCGTCATCGAGGGAAAAAATATAACAAGCAGAGAAAGGGAGCTTCTGGAAGAGGGAACATGCCTGGTCGTATAGATATTAAGCAACGGCCTTGTATTGTAGAAAAAAAGACTCGTTTAGGAGACTGGGAACTAGATACAGTCATAGGGGCAGGACATAAAGGCGTAATTGTATCAATGGTAGAAAGAACTTCCAAGCTAACTAAGCTCGCCAAAGTTTCTCATAAAACTGCAGAGGAAGTAAGTCAAGCGTTAATTGAACAACTTAAACCTATCAAAGATTTTGTACACACATTAACAGCAGACAACGGAAAAGAATTTGCCTATCACCAAATGGTTAGTTTCGAGCTAGAGACAGACTTCTACTTTGCAACGCCCTACCATTCTTGGGAAAGAGGCTTAAATGAGCATACAAACGGACTAGTTAGGCAATATTTTCCTAAAACACAAAGCTTTTTAGATACGACTTCCAAGGATATAGAAAGGGTGGAAACTTTACTAAATAACAGACCTAGAAAGGCTCTCAACTTCGAAACTCCACTAGAAGTGTTTACGAGATTATCTACAAACATGCTATGCTCGGGTGCACAATAG
- a CDS encoding transposase: MDNARSNKNKKLEEFLMSSRIKVHYLPPYSPNLNPIERLWKILKEKTVYNRYYETSVTFFQAIRGFFLEEIPKITDILKCRINDKFQVVDLNPIKLAV, translated from the coding sequence TTGGATAATGCAAGATCAAACAAAAATAAGAAACTAGAAGAGTTTCTGATGTCTTCTAGGATTAAAGTGCACTATCTCCCTCCTTATTCGCCGAATTTGAATCCTATTGAACGCTTGTGGAAGATCTTAAAGGAAAAGACGGTATACAATCGATATTACGAAACGTCGGTGACTTTTTTTCAGGCAATTAGAGGATTCTTCTTAGAAGAGATACCGAAAATAACAGATATTTTGAAATGTAGGATAAACGACAAGTTTCAAGTCGTTGACTTAAATCCCATTAAGCTAGCCGTTTGA
- a CDS encoding helix-turn-helix domain-containing protein, with translation MKKLIPSQRADLEHKLKHPKDYSERNRLCVILGYDEGISTKNLAKTLRISPITVQKYLREYDSENKTGSSPRGGSKSKLSQDQKESLLKHLQEKTYLKVKGIIAYVHEQYGIKYSRSGMTDWLIQHGFVYKRPKKIPGKLDPEKPRFFQEARKTDRGSNYSCNFG, from the coding sequence ATGAAAAAACTGATCCCTAGCCAGAGAGCTGACTTAGAACACAAGTTAAAGCATCCAAAAGACTATTCTGAACGGAATAGGCTTTGTGTAATTTTGGGCTATGATGAGGGTATCTCAACAAAAAATCTTGCTAAAACACTCCGGATAAGCCCTATCACTGTTCAGAAATACCTCAGAGAATATGATTCCGAAAATAAAACTGGAAGTAGCCCTCGAGGCGGTAGCAAATCAAAACTTTCACAAGACCAAAAAGAGTCTCTACTAAAACACCTACAGGAAAAGACCTATCTTAAAGTCAAAGGGATCATAGCTTATGTGCATGAGCAATATGGGATAAAATATTCCCGAAGTGGCATGACAGATTGGCTCATACAGCACGGATTTGTTTATAAACGTCCTAAAAAGATTCCTGGGAAATTAGATCCTGAAAAACCTCGATTTTTTCAAGAAGCTAGAAAAACAGACAGAGGCTCGAATTATTCATGTAATTTTGGATAA